ACCTCGCGGGAGGTGAGCAGCAGGTCCGCGGTGCTCCGGAGCCGCGCCGCGCCCTCCGCGTCGCGCGGACGGCCGCGGCGCTCGTCGGGCAACGCCCCGGTCGCGGCCAGCGCGTGGAGCCGTGCGAACGCCATGAGCGGCGCCGTGCGCAGCTGGGGCGCGAGCCCCAGCAGCTGCGTGGAGACCCGCACGGCGTCCTGGGCGATCTCGTCGCCCGTGCCCGCGCGCACCTCCGCCAGCGTCGACGCCGACCCCTCCAGCACCGCGCTGGCGTGGGCGCCCCGCAGCAGCGACTCGGCGGTGAGCTCGGGCGAGGTGCGGCGCAGGCCCCGGTCGCGCAGCATGACGTCGATGCCGTCCCGCGCCGCGGCGTACGCCGATCCCACCCCCTCGAGGGCGACGAGGTGGCTCAGCGGATCGGGCGCGACGTCGGGCACGAGCGCGAGGGTAGCGACCCGCCGCCGGCACCACGACCCGGGAAGGGCCGCGAACGCGACAGGGAGCCGCCCCGGGGGGCGACTCCCTGCCTGCTGGTGGAACGGGTGGAACGGATCAGCGGATGATGCGGACCCCGCGGGTCGAGGCCGACGGCGCCGTGAGGGCGTTGCCGTCGATCCAGACCGTGATCAGGTGGTTGCCCACGCGGCCGGGGGGCATCGTGAAGTTCGCGCGACCGCTGACGACGAGGACCTGGTAGCCCTTGCCGCCGTAGGAGATGTTCGCGCGACCCGTGTAGGGGACGCCGCTGGAGTTGCCGACCTGGATCCCGAGGGTCGGCGTGGCGCCGGCCTTCACCGGGTTCGGCACCGTCAGCAGGACCACCGACGGCGCACGGCCGATCGTGACCCGCACGCCGACGGCGGAGCGGGCGGTCTGGGCGTCACCGCTGTAGTAGAAGCCGATGTTGTAGGTGCCCGGCTTCCAGTTGCTCGGCACGGTGGGACGGGCGACGCCGTTGACGACCGTGGCCGTCTGGCGGTAGCCGTTCCAGCGCATCTCGACCGTGCCGGTCGCGGTGGCGTCCGACGTGATGCGGATCGGGACCTGCACGCCCTTGCCGACGGTGGTGGTGACGGCCGTGGCCGGACCGGTGGCGGTGGAGGCGGTGCGCTCGTCGACGACGGCGATCGGGCCGACGGCCGTGCCGGTGGGCTCGGCGACCAGGTAGATCTCGTCGCCCTCGTAGGCCGACAGCGGGACCTCGACGGCGATCGTCGCCGCGCCGGCCGTGACCGTGGCCTCGCCGGCGACGTCGACGACCTCGCCCTCCTCGTCGACCACGTAGGCCGTGAGGTCGGTGTTCGCGGGCGAGCCCAGCGAGGTGAGGTCGAGGTTGCTCACGCTGATCTCGGCGGCGTCGCCGATCCCGAGCACGGTGGGCATGCCGGGCGCGACGACCTGGTGCTTGGCGAAGTCGGGCTCGATCGGGCTGGCGTCCTCGAGGTAGGAGAACCAGAGCTCACGGTCGACGAGACCGGTGTCGCGCGTGGTGCCCTCCTTGAAGGCGGTGAAGCTGTCGCCACCGCCCGCGAGGAAGCTGAACGTCGAGACCGTGTAGGTCTCCTCGGGCTGCACGAGCACGCCGTCGATCCAGATGTTCTCGACGCGGCTGCCGGCCGGGGCCGACGGGTTCGTCGTGATCGCGACGTTGTCCGACGTGCCGAGACGCAGCGTCGAGCTGCGGCCCTCGACGGGCCACTGCTGCTCGAAGACCTGCGCGAGCTCGGCGCCCGTCAGCTCGACGAGCGCGACGTTGTTGAGGAACGGCAGCACGTTGTTGGCCTCGGCGACGGTGACGACGCCGTCGGTGTTGGCCGGGTTGTTGGCCGTGTTGCCCTGGTAGAGCAGGTCGTCCCGCAGGCCGCCGGGGTTGGTGATGCCGAGGTCGGGCGTGCCGATGTTCTCGGGGACGCCGTCACGCAGCGCGTTGCCGACGAGCGTGCCGAGGGTCGACTCCACCGAGCGGTCCGTCGCGCCCGGGGCGCTGTAGGCGCGGGTGATGTCGGCGGTGATCTCGCCGACCGGCTCGTTGCCCACCTCGGCCGCGTAGTCCAGGGCCTCCTTGGTGATCGCGTCGACCGCGGCGACGCGCGGCAGCGTCGTGTCGGCCGTGGCGACACGGGCGACGTTCTGCTGCGTGTACGCCGTGACCTCGCCGGTCTCGCTGTCGACCGTCAGGTTCACCTGGCCGATGTTCTCGCCGTACTGGCCCGTCTGCAGCACGGGGCGCGTGCGCTCCGTGCCGGGGATCGGCGCGTCGTAGGCGTACTTCTGGTGGGTGTGGCCCGTGAAGATCACGTCGACCGCGGCGCTCGTCCCGTCGACGATCTCGGCGAACTCGGGACGGTTGGCCTTCGCCGCGTCGAGCCCGGTCGTCAGGTTCGCGCCCTCGTGGTACTGCGCGACGATGACGTCGGCCTCGCCGTTCGCGGCGTCGCCGTCGGAGAGCTCGGCCGCGACGCGGTTGACCGCCTCGACGGGGTCGCCGAAGTCGATGGTCTCGATGCCGGCGGGCGAGACGATGTCGGCGGTCTCCAGCGTGACGGCGCCGATGACACCGACGGTCAGGCCGCCGACCTCGAACTCGGCGTACTCCGGCAGCGCCGGCGTGTCCGTACCCTTCTCGTAGACGTTCGCCCCGAGGTAGTCGAAGTCGGCCGTCTCCGCGACGAGACCGGTGAGGTTGTCGTAGCCCTGGTCGAACTCGTGGTTGCCGACGCCCGACGTCGCGACCTCGAGGGCGTTGAGCACCTCGAGGGTCGGGACGTCCTCCTGCACGGCCGAGGCGAAGATGCTCGCCCCGATGCTGTCGCCGTTGCTCATGAGGAGCGTGTTCGGGTTCTGGGCCCGCAGCTGCTCGATCGTGGTGGCGAACTTGGTGGTGTTCGCGTCGATGCGGCCGTGGAAGTCGTTGAAGTTGAGGAGCTGGATCGAGACGGGCGCTGCACTCGCGGACGGCGCGAGCGCCACCGGCACGACGGCGCACAGACCGGCGGTGACGGCGAGCGCCGACAGCCGGGCAGCGCTCACGCGCAGGCGGTGGGTCTGGGAACGGGGCAACGGACTACCTCTCGGAAGGTAAAGGGGTGGCTTCGGCACGCTAACCCGTGAATCTCCTGAGGACCACGTATACGGAGATGAAGGATCCGTAACGAACTGAGAAAGCGGACGGGCTGAGTCCGTGGCCGACGGGGCGCCACGAGCGGCGGATCCACCGGCGGCTCGACCGGCGGCTCGAGCATCGACGGGACGGCGTGGCGAGCGACCGCGTCCCGCCCGCGCCGGTAGCCTCTGGCCCATCATGGACCGCCTGTCCGACCGCACCCGCGCCGCCTCCGCCTTCCCCCCCGACGCCGCCGCCTGGCTGGCCGGTCCGTCGGGGCGCACCGTGGTGCTCGTGGGCGACCCCCGCAGCACCGCCCCGCTCGAGGAGGCGCTCGCCGCCCTCGGGTACGACGTGCGCTCCAGCCTCGACGGCACCATGAGCCTGCCGGACCGGTCCGTCGACGCGATCGTGTCGTTCGACCTCTGCCCCGAGCCCGAGGTGGCCGCGCGCGTGCTGCGCCCCGGCGGCCAGGTCGCCGTGCTGGTGCAGGCGCACGACCACCGCATCCCGTGGGTGCGCAAGCTGCGCGCGGCCCTGCGGCTCCCCGAGCCGGTCGACCCGTCGGGCCCGATGGCGGCGTCGCCCTACTTCGGTCCCGTCTCCACCGACACCTTCCGGCACTGGCAGGTCGTCACGCGCGAGACGCTGGCCGAGGTCGTGCGCGCCCTGCCGGCGGTGCTCGCCCGGAGCCAGTCCGAGGCCGCCCGCGCGGTCGACGAGGCCGAGCGGCTCTACGACGACTACGGCCGCGGCCCCGACGGCATGCAGCTGCCCTGGATCAGCCACTGCTACCGCGCCCCCGTGCTGGGCGAGGCCTGGGCCATGGTCACCGAGCGCGCCCGCGCAGCCGCCGAGGCGGCGGCACTCGCCGAGCGGGCGGCCCGCAACGCGGCCCGCGCGTCCGAGGAGGCAGCCGACACGGCGACCGACACGGCTGACGCCGGTCCCACGCCGTACGACGTCGACGCGGACACCGACGCCGTCGAGGGCCACGCCGTCGCGGCGGGCGAGACCGGGGAGAGCACCGAGGCCATGGACGCCGACGCCCTGCGCGCGGCCGTGCACGGCACCGACGGGCGTCCGGCGTACCCGCCCCCGGCCCGACCGCGGCCGTCCTTCGACATGGGCGACACGGCGGAGGGGATCATCACCTACGTCGTCGACACCGGTGAGATCGCGCCGGTGCGCGCCCCGCTCGCCGTGGACGAGTCCGGCGGCGAGCAGACCCAGCCGCTCAGCGCCTTCCGCGTGCTCGGCGAGACCGGCGACGCGGAGCCCGACGCGCACGACGGGCCGGACGACCCCGACCTGCTCATCCGCTTCCGCTGACCCGCGTGGCCCGCTGGAGCCGCCGCCGCACTGCGCTCGGCACCGAGGCCGACCGGGCGACCTTCCGCACCCTGCACACGGCGTCGCTCGCGGCGCCGGCGCTGCGGGAGGGGTTGCGCCCCGACAGCGCCGCCCGCGCGATCGGCCACCTGCGGGCCCTGCTCGGTACGCCCGGGGTGGGCCTGACCGGTCCGACGGCGGTGCTCGCCTGGGACGGCGCGGGCTCCCACCACGAGGGCGACCTCGGCGCGCTCGCCGCCCGCGCGGTCGCGGCGGGCAGCACCCTGCTGGCGACCCCCGCCGACCTCCGCTGCGCGGCCCCGGACTGCGTGCTGCGCGGCGCCATCGCGAGCCCGCTCGTGGTCGAGGACGACGTCGTGGGCACGCTCGCCGTGCTCGCGCCCCAGGTCACGGGGCGGCTCGTGCGGGCCACCGACGAGGTCGCGGTGTGGGTCTCGGGCCAGCTCGAGCTCGCGGAGCTCGACGCCTCGCGCACCCGGCTCGTCGAGGCGGAGGTGCGGGCGCTCCGGGCGCAGATCAGCCCGCACTTCATCTACAACTCGCTGGGCGCCATCGCCTCGTTCGTGCGCACCGACCCGGACCGCGCCCGGGAGCTGCTGCTCGAGTTCGCCGACTTCACGCGCTACTCCTTCCGGCGGCACGGCGAGTTCACGACGCTGGCCGAGGAGCTGCGGGCGATCGAGCGCTACCTCGTGCTCGAGCAGGCGCGCTTCGGCGACCGGCTGGCGGTGCGGCTCCGGATCGCTCCCGAGGTGCTGGGCGTGACCGTCCCGTTCCTCTGCCTGCAGCCCCTCGTCGAGAACGCCGTGCGCCACGGGCTGGCGGGCTCACCGCGGCCCGTCACGACGGTGTCCATCGTGGCCCGCGACCTCGGCCGCACCTGCGTCGTCGAGATCGAGGACGACGGCGCGGGAGAGGACCCCGAGCGCATCGCCGCCGTGCTGGCGGGGACGCCCGGCTCCCCCGGCACCGCCGACTCCCCCGGCACGTCGGAGGGCGCCCACCCCTCCGTGGGGCTCGGCAACGTGGACGCCCGTCTGCGCGCGACGTACGGCGAGGACGCGGGCCTCGTCGTCGAGACCGCGCCCGGCGCGGGGACCAAGGTCGTCGTGCGGATCCCGAAGTTCGCGCCGGGGGTGCACGCGTGAGCCGGGAGCTCCGGCTACCGTCACCTCCGTGACCCAGGCCACTCCCTCCCCGGCGCCGGGCCCGCCGGGCCTCGTCGCGCTCGTGGTCGACGACGAGCAGCCGGCGCGCGACGAGCTCGCCTGGCTCCTCGAGCGGCACCCGCGCATCGGCCGCGTCGTGACGAGCTCCTCGGCGACCGAGGCGCTCCGGGTGCTCCACGACGGGGGCGGGGAGGGCAGCATCGACGTCGTCTTCCTCGACATCGCCATGCCCGGCCTCACGGGGCTCGAGCTGGCCGGCGTGTTCGCCGCCTTCCGCGAGCCGCCCGCCGTGGTGTTCGTGACGGCCCACGAGGAGCACGCCCTCGAGGCGTTCGACCTCAGCGCGGTCGACTACCTGCTGAAGCCGCTGCGCGAGGACCGGCTGGCCGAGGCCGTCCGCCGCGTGCTCGACCGGAGCGTCCGGACGACGACCGCCAGCCCCCGCCCGGCACCCGACGAGCAGGTCCGCGTCGAGCGGGGCGGCGTCACCCGCTTCCTGCCGCGCTCGGCCATCACCCACGTCGAGGCCCAGGGCGACTACGCGCGGCTCCACGCCCGCGTCGAGGGCGAGTCCGCGTCGTACCTGGTGCGCACGCCGCTCGCCACCCTCGAGGAGGAGTGGGCGGACGCCGGGTTCGTGCGCGTGCACCGCTCGCTGCTCGTCGCGCTCGGCCACGTGCAGGAGGTGCGGATGGAGGCGGGGCGCTGCACGGTGCTCGTCGACGGCACGGAGCTCGGCGTCAGCCGACGGCACACGCGGACGCTGCGCGAGGTGCTGGCCGGGTACGTCGGGGCGCGCTGAGGTGCCGGACGTCCCCGGCACGCCCGGTCCCCGGCCACCGTCGGAGCGCGTGCGCGTCACCGGTCCGCCGCGGCGCGGCGCCCGGCGGCCCACCGGCGCCGAGCAGATCGACGCGGGCACGGCGGTCGGCGA
This Nocardioides alkalitolerans DNA region includes the following protein-coding sequences:
- a CDS encoding LytTR family DNA-binding domain-containing protein, which encodes MTQATPSPAPGPPGLVALVVDDEQPARDELAWLLERHPRIGRVVTSSSATEALRVLHDGGGEGSIDVVFLDIAMPGLTGLELAGVFAAFREPPAVVFVTAHEEHALEAFDLSAVDYLLKPLREDRLAEAVRRVLDRSVRTTTASPRPAPDEQVRVERGGVTRFLPRSAITHVEAQGDYARLHARVEGESASYLVRTPLATLEEEWADAGFVRVHRSLLVALGHVQEVRMEAGRCTVLVDGTELGVSRRHTRTLREVLAGYVGAR
- a CDS encoding bifunctional UDP-sugar hydrolase/5'-nucleotidase, which codes for MSAARLSALAVTAGLCAVVPVALAPSASAAPVSIQLLNFNDFHGRIDANTTKFATTIEQLRAQNPNTLLMSNGDSIGASIFASAVQEDVPTLEVLNALEVATSGVGNHEFDQGYDNLTGLVAETADFDYLGANVYEKGTDTPALPEYAEFEVGGLTVGVIGAVTLETADIVSPAGIETIDFGDPVEAVNRVAAELSDGDAANGEADVIVAQYHEGANLTTGLDAAKANRPEFAEIVDGTSAAVDVIFTGHTHQKYAYDAPIPGTERTRPVLQTGQYGENIGQVNLTVDSETGEVTAYTQQNVARVATADTTLPRVAAVDAITKEALDYAAEVGNEPVGEITADITRAYSAPGATDRSVESTLGTLVGNALRDGVPENIGTPDLGITNPGGLRDDLLYQGNTANNPANTDGVVTVAEANNVLPFLNNVALVELTGAELAQVFEQQWPVEGRSSTLRLGTSDNVAITTNPSAPAGSRVENIWIDGVLVQPEETYTVSTFSFLAGGGDSFTAFKEGTTRDTGLVDRELWFSYLEDASPIEPDFAKHQVVAPGMPTVLGIGDAAEISVSNLDLTSLGSPANTDLTAYVVDEEGEVVDVAGEATVTAGAATIAVEVPLSAYEGDEIYLVAEPTGTAVGPIAVVDERTASTATGPATAVTTTVGKGVQVPIRITSDATATGTVEMRWNGYRQTATVVNGVARPTVPSNWKPGTYNIGFYYSGDAQTARSAVGVRVTIGRAPSVVLLTVPNPVKAGATPTLGIQVGNSSGVPYTGRANISYGGKGYQVLVVSGRANFTMPPGRVGNHLITVWIDGNALTAPSASTRGVRIIR
- a CDS encoding histidine kinase — protein: MARWSRRRTALGTEADRATFRTLHTASLAAPALREGLRPDSAARAIGHLRALLGTPGVGLTGPTAVLAWDGAGSHHEGDLGALAARAVAAGSTLLATPADLRCAAPDCVLRGAIASPLVVEDDVVGTLAVLAPQVTGRLVRATDEVAVWVSGQLELAELDASRTRLVEAEVRALRAQISPHFIYNSLGAIASFVRTDPDRARELLLEFADFTRYSFRRHGEFTTLAEELRAIERYLVLEQARFGDRLAVRLRIAPEVLGVTVPFLCLQPLVENAVRHGLAGSPRPVTTVSIVARDLGRTCVVEIEDDGAGEDPERIAAVLAGTPGSPGTADSPGTSEGAHPSVGLGNVDARLRATYGEDAGLVVETAPGAGTKVVVRIPKFAPGVHA
- a CDS encoding oxidoreductase produces the protein MPDVAPDPLSHLVALEGVGSAYAAARDGIDVMLRDRGLRRTSPELTAESLLRGAHASAVLEGSASTLAEVRAGTGDEIAQDAVRVSTQLLGLAPQLRTAPLMAFARLHALAATGALPDERRGRPRDAEGAARLRSTADLLLTSREVPALVVAAVVHAEIACAAPFPSHNGIVARAAERLVLVARGLDEKSLVVPEAGHLAVRAEYESNLRGYRSGSASGVHAWLLYAAEAYAAGAEASPLRRDAS